In Eucalyptus grandis isolate ANBG69807.140 chromosome 4, ASM1654582v1, whole genome shotgun sequence, the following proteins share a genomic window:
- the LOC104441789 gene encoding LOW QUALITY PROTEIN: CASP-like protein 4A4 (The sequence of the model RefSeq protein was modified relative to this genomic sequence to represent the inferred CDS: inserted 1 base in 1 codon) — translation MVIASPSMAGTSPAAFAQHLPTPSPFAFSVTSTRWSARRXIELSCLFLRFMALLLSFVSALVLTTPPKKRGQSPSSFSQLPELMYCFMITVVAFVYSAFQLFKGVCDISYRGILISDRFSDYLSFILDQLVAYLLISSSSLGVQAIQQTERATPLWRASVISISMSFVIFLITATCALLSGYKLCKRIIW, via the exons ATGGTGATTGCTTCTCCCTCAATGGCCGGCACATCTCCTGCTGCTTTCGCCCAGCACCTCCCGACACCTTCGCCGTTTGCGTTCTCAGTCACCTCTACCCGGTGGAGCGCGCGCC CGATTGAGCTCTCTTGTCTCTTCCTCCGATTCATGGCGCTGCTTCTGTCTTTCGTCTCAGCTCTTGTGCTGACGACCCCGCCAAAGAAGAGAGGTCAATCTCCTTCCAGCTTCAGCCAGCTTCCTGAATTGAT GTATTGCTTCATGATAACCGTTGTGGCTTTCGTTTACTCAGCCTTTCAGCTCTTCAAAGGTGTCTGTGATATTTCCTATAGGGGGATTCTAATCTCAGACAGGTTTTCAGACTACCTTAGCTTTATCCTTGATCAG CTGGTGGCTTACCTTCTCATTTCGAGTTCTTCATTGGGGGTACAAGCAATTCAACAGACGGAAAGGGCAACACCACTCTGGAGAGCATCTGTTATATCCATTAGCATGTCTTTTGTAATCTTCCTGATTACAGCAACCTGTGCTCTGTTGTCAGGTTACAAGCTTTGTAAGAGAATTATTTGGTGA
- the LOC104441790 gene encoding DEAD-box ATP-dependent RNA helicase 47, mitochondrial: protein MVLLKMPMLSSTRLLLLSSPCQKLSSLSKAACFHGSGQLLRHVKSNQGPLTLASLDPKIDTGKTNRGKNKKIKFETSSTKEKMGEVQPLSSNKFKSVATRKSLESALSPFNAKSFSELGLPTLLLERLEAEGFKVPTDVQAAAIPTILKNHDVVIQSYTGSGKTLAYLLPILSEVGPLRRKSPDCKDEQGKKMEIEAVIIAPSRELGMQIVREFEKLLGPSDKKVVQQLVGGANRSRQEEALKKNKPAIVVGTPGRIAEISAAGKLHTHNCRFLVLDEVDELLSFNFREDMHRILEHVGRRSGMDVREPKGPTVRRAERQTILVSATVPFSVIRAARSWGNYPLLVQAEKVTTLDSAPISEPVNLSKPSLTSSKTSNLQGQPAVTSLPPSLKHYYCVTKLQHKIDTMRRCIHALDAKSVIAFMNNTKQLKDAVFKLEARGIDAAELHGALGKLVRSTTLKKFKNGNLRVLVTNELSARGLDVAECDLVVNLDLPTDSIHYAHRAGRTGRLGRKGTVVSICEEPEVFVVKKLQKQLGVQIPACDFVEGKLVMTGEEERTLEHIR, encoded by the coding sequence ATGGTTTTGTTGAAGATGCCGATGTTATCATCGACACGACTGCTGCTTCTGTCCTCGCCGTGCCAGAAGCTATCCTCTCTTTCTAAGGCTGCTTGTTTTCATGGGAGTGGACAATTGCTCCGTCATGTCAAAAGTAACCAAGGACCTCTTACTCTTGCAAGCCTTGATCCTAAGATTGACACTGGTAAAACAAATAggggcaaaaataaaaaaattaagtttgagACTTcttctacaaaagaaaaaatgggtgAAGTGCAGCCTCTTAGTAGCAATAAATTCAAGTCAGTTGCTACTAGAAAATCACTTGAATCAGCACTTAGTCCATTTAATGCGAAATCATTTTCAGAGCTTGGCTTGCCAACATTATTGTTAGAAAGGTTGGAGGCTGAAGGGTTCAAGGTTCCAACTGATGTTCAAGCTGCTGCAATTCCAACCATTCTTAAGAATCACGATGTTGTCATTCAGTCTTACACTGGTTCAGGAAAAACATTGGCGTATCTCCTCCCCATACTTTCTGAAGTAGGTCCGCTAAGGAGGAAATCTCCTGATTGCAAGGATGAGCAGGGGAAGAAAATGGAGATTGAGGCTGTTATCATAGCTCCATCTAGGGAGCTAGGAATGCAGATCGTGAGGGAGTTTGAGAAGCTCTTGGGACCTTCTGATAAGAAAGTTGTTCAGCAGCTTGTGGGGGGTGCAAATCGTTCTAGGCAAGAAGAAGCTCTGAAGAAAAATAAGCCAGCTATTGTTGTCGGTACACCGGGCCGGATTGCGGAAATTAGTGCTGCCGGAAAGCTTCACACCCATAATTGTCGTTTCTTGGTCTTGGATGAAGTTGACGAGCTTCTTTCATTTAACTTCCGGGAGGATATGCATCGAATATTGGAACATGTAGGGAGAAGATCTGGCATGGATGTACGAGAGCCCAAAGGTCCAACGGTAAGGCGGGCAGAACGTCAGACTATATTGGTTTCTGCAACTGTGCCGTTCTCTGTCATAAGGGCCGCTAGGAGCTGGGGAAACTATCCGCTGCTTGTGCAAGCAGAAAAAGTCACGACGCTCGATTCGGCCCCAATATCCGAACCTGTCAATCTGTCAAAGCCTTCGTTAACTTCAagtaaaacctcaaatttgcaGGGTCAACCAGCTGTTACAAGTCTACCTCCCTCTTTGAAACACTATTACTGTGTCACAAAGCTACAGCACAAGATTGACACAATGAGAAGGTGCATCCATGCGCTCGATGCCAAGTCCGTGATTGCTTTCATGAACAACACTAAGCAGCTGAAAGATGCTGTTTTTAAGCTAGAGGCCCGTGGCATTGATGCTGCAGAGTTGCATGGTGCTCTGGGTAAGCTTGTTAGATCAACGACtttaaagaaattcaagaatgGCAATTTGCGTGTGCTGGTGACAAATGAGCTTTCAGCAAGGGGTTTGGATGTAGCTGAATGCGATCTTGTGGTTAATCTGGACTTACCAACAGACTCCATCCACTATGCTCATCGTGCTGGCCGCACAGGGCGGCTTGGTAGGAAAGGTACTGTAGTTTCAATATGTGAGGAGCCTGAAGTATTTGTTGTCAAGAAACTGCAGAAGCAGCTCGGGGTTCAGATTCCTGCTTGTGACTTTGTAGAGGGCAAGCTTGTCATGACAGGGGAGGAAGAGAGGACTTTGGAGCACATACGATAa